In a genomic window of Eriocheir sinensis breed Jianghai 21 chromosome 38, ASM2467909v1, whole genome shotgun sequence:
- the LOC127008802 gene encoding uncharacterized protein LOC127008802 — translation MLLLRPSSRPRPPRLRLFPLLPLLLPLLLGKTHGALPEDLIWEIYPKQVALGETISISYQLDKSAPPFTLAIDVNRVRLEVMEFDETPVYGMTMHKMNATGRHEVALTLKWGPGKGATLKGDVWVYIPLKPSHVSLSLTNVTRTPPGDVTMTLNLTSDGELPTLVTGTITWGQGQASKEIDFSEQTAPGSLRNMSEIIKYSYPSAGFFPVEVVLGNPISSITLKSQASGDDGGDCGDDGCKGW, via the exons ATGCTGCTCCTACGCCCCTCGTCTAGACCCCGCCCGCCCCGCCTCCGCCTCTTtccgctccttcctctcctcctgccgctgctgctgg GTAAAACACACGGGGCCTTACCTGAAGACCTAATATGGGAAATCTACCCAAAACAG gtggcCCTCGGGGAGACCATCAGCATCAGTTACCAGCTGGACAAGAGCGCCCCGCCCTTCACCCTCGCCATAGATGTGAATCGCGTGAGACTCGAAGTAATGGAGTTCGATG AGACTCCTGTGTACGGTATGACGATGCACAAGATGAACGCAACAGGCAGACATGAGGTGGCCTTGACCCTGAAGTGGGGGCCGGGCAAGGGGGCAACTCTCAAGGGAGACGTGTGGGTGTACATCCCCCTCAAGCCCAGccacgtctccctctccctcaccaacGTCACCCGCACTCCCCCTG GGGATGTTACGATGACCCTGAACCTCACCTCGGACGGGGAGCTGCCCACCCTAGTCACCGGCACCATCACGTGGGGTCAAGGTCAGGCTAGCAAGGAGATCGACTTCTCGGAGCAGACGGCCCCCGGGTCACTGCGCAACATGTCGGAGATCATTAAGTACAGTTACCCATCCGccggcttcttcccagtggaggTGGTGCTGGGGAACCCTATATCCAGCATCACACTCAAGTCGCAggcaagtggtgatgatggtggtgattgtggtgatgatggttgcaAGGGGTGGTGA
- the LOC127008601 gene encoding uncharacterized protein LOC127008601 isoform X2 yields MSPRDTSYYKTDSPIVFTAEVLMGNPTAFQMSVNGQPVLGDGASIPFTFYKAGEYNISMTCSGKGGVSKPKSVTIQVAQPLSPEAAELFVPSLVVWPPGHTEVTVQISGSDELPTMVQGELAWGDDTLPTQLDLRRQTPPQAMGVVKQNASHYYSWHGTFQLTLRLQNPVSRINLTREVRVVESISVDYILVEYLWQDDAPPWSSTMFKAGVPLNLTAILKSGTATTYNLFVDEKELTDSSPSIFYTFRSAGEFLANMTASGEAGVSPVYTASVVVVQPLQPHHLNLTLPDFVVVPPGNLTVQMVLTAEEPEELPSYVTYSMSWGDGSNTSLDNLMLETKLGASGPVVRSLTHTYEASGDFLLTWTARNPVSEASVTKVVRAIDHLTVGAILVDYLVESDRPVWPSSTFRSGVPLNFTAVVVLGEVTSFTFYVEGQEITTTSPYIDHTFHVAGEVMVNATVAGEAGVSPPASITITLEHPVLPQHLDLLLNNLPVYPPGDASVTLTVVHLEYLPTGLTGVFSWGDGNDTALDLTSQTAPEATSPVVMRMEHNYTSAGEYTGQVSLLNSVSQANLSIMILVLDHLTLDSLEVQYEDGKQGEGGVFRAGSPLTITGDMETGLADQFTLLVNGEELSSRSPTFTYTFPRAGVFRVTMSASGEAGPSSPTDAWVTVLQPLREESAFLEVPEKVLSPPGETNITVTLSDAEELPTNVSGWVTWGDESPPEEVGFLEITPPGAKGSVSHVLTHTYQDPADYHATWYIENKVSQLNVTKMIPVVRQLWLQGVVVALNNTDPTEVRHDGFFFVGDTISLAPERVYGNANRFILTMSGMQDVVQDLPSFAVTFERESDYNYSVKAEGLGGISNTLQGWVRVRNKIKPPELNVHPVSRVGVQTPITITSSSTLGTCLSLDLGDGLLLGWRAGGQCEGREQGKENWKAAPLPNTLTLTHQYMEPGTYELVVRLFSAIGEVETRMSVTVYGAIPCNRLDLWVQKNGTLESPVQMTRADKLWVRSFADVNCSVAKLSMEITWKVVNLNDSTEEDMPDVDTSKSVLYLPSRTLHYGLYRTSVTYNISMINAKGLLVWVVLYGESVVEVGKSQLMVVIVRGGAPRIRRGTLNTLILHPGEISFDPDYPEVALINYSWSCHMVGEELPAPSVTSDPPESREAYGGKADKGGCWGEGPSWLTNKSPNLTILVDVFRSPDKTYSLQVIAFSTDGRQNRAAVEVEVVEGDPPTLMSGCNPPWFCRQIEGAQLVNPAKLILQSTCEVKPGEERVGEDGCGEIPLHYHWQVSGVPPAGGDPEPLDISGVAVGENMQKLALLDDFWIKFGTRFRMFDVQVSASRAGESGQGLALQRIQINEAPRGGFCTARIKEEEEEEEEEQEGLEESSQDVPTLAVTALVEAVFCNCTGWQDPEGLEIAKYSFFVVDDIGTKMILAFGSRNTGRVVLPFANLTLWAGVSDSMGAETLFHMANIEPQLPTKSAFEQYMARDELAKAQSVVDQTKVDMLLRAENSLKGITLPLYDYEEIEAMKEEEQEAADDEEDEKAAAKNKDMLGSVDKFSTTSMDEVIQVNNILGSIADPLPDEMQGAAVDVLVAISGRADKEAPLSQQKDFVAGALATTVGLMKGVNKKAKRSNATDVDYPEKAMKALKRAKRTASLNDTLYDEMEEEDYSYQPSLEDQEANEQVSKMLNVVGATQGALISAAVVGEEPSRIDAGEDVNMAVGFFDAAELQGRAVEVGGAVYVFPSYCAVLGEPDDCLTNKTITIGVQMTKWKGAVHGYGGGREQLSDDSATVQLSLVDADSRPIPVNNSLEDFIMYIPRAADAVAEPDLVEPKVSDIMALSLHSIYVPAPRVAVTVLVRPENETEGDDWVLAWSPSSLNTSFNDTENLIYLTNLTYHPDTGFYELFLDSDTIGDVTGTYTVGLGRYNRTLAVPQEHPCFEDPPPDTYLLSYHSNFTSRYYYSTYISSCLFFDNERLTWSSDGCSVKGANTSVTICGCNHLTSFGSGFFVGPNTIDFSYVFANAGFVDNLTIYLTLIITLGLYFAGLIYARIMDKKDVEKVGATPLSDNSPNDHYLYVLIVHTGQLPNSGTESKVQFLIAGDWDETEVRTLTDEKRPLLKRGGADHFVMATEKPLGPLQYLRIWHDNSGKGKKASWFFSYMVVRDIQTGEEFQFINNGWLAVEEGDGQVDRLVAVAGEEQLKDYSHVFGKTVEKNFADDHLWFSIFLRPPRSRFTRVQRLSACMALLYLSMLANAMFYEKIPDEPGSGGLRLGPVSVSPQALGIGFISNLIVFPPSFCIVFFFRKSRPRRPKESRLKVALRAQSEEMSGRDGSEGRSPPPPEEGDTEKAKGGPKITPARRPKKLSLPWWCVVVAWVLCLISISVAVFFLWAYGVQFGNEKATKWLTALLSSIFSSILFTQPIKVCGQWVSRFTATICLSV; encoded by the exons ATGTCTCCCAGGGACACCTCCTACTACAAGACTGACTCCCCGATCGTCTTCACTGCCGAGGTCCTCATGGGCAACCCAACAGCCTTCCAGATGAGTGTCAATGGCCAGCCTGTGCTTGGCGATGGAGCATCCATTCCGTTCACATTCTATAAG GCTGGCGAGTACAACATTAGCATGACGTGTTCAGGGAAAGGCGGAGTGTCCAAACCCAAGAGTGTGACCATCCAGGTGGCCCAGCCTCTGAGCCCTGAGGCTGCTGAGCTCTTTGTGCCCAGTCTGGTGGTTTGGCCTCCAG GGCACACGGAGGTGACAGTGCAGATCAGCGGGTCAGACGAGCTGCCAACCATGGTGCAGGGCGAGCTAGCTTGGGGGGACGACACACTGCCGACCCAGCTTGACCTGCGTCGCCAAACACCACCTCAGGCCATGGGGGTCGTGAAGCAAAACGCCTCACACTACTACTCCTGGCACGGCACCTTCCAGCTGACCCTCCGCCTCCAAAACCCAGTGTCCCGGATCAACCTTACACGGGAG gtgagggtggtggagagCATATCGGTGGACTACATCTTGGTGGAGTACTTGTGGCAGGATGACGCTCCGCCCTGGTCCTCCACAATGTTCAAGGCCGGCGTGCCCCTCAACCTGACTGCAATCCTCAAGTCCGGCACTGCTACGACTTATAACCTGTTTGTGGATGAGAAGGAACTGACTGATAGCTCTCCGTCCATCTTCTACACCTTCCGATCG GCTGGTGAGTTCCTGGCCAACATGACGGCTTCAGGCGAGGCCGGAGTGTCCCCGGTGTACACGGCCTCCGTGGTGGTGGTTCAGCCTCTCCAGCCGCACCACCTTAACCTGACACTGCCAGACTTTGTGGTGGTCCCTCCGG GCAACTTAACAGTGCAGATGGTGCTGACCGCAGAGGAGCCAGAGGAATTGCCTTCGTATGTGACGTACTCCATGAGCTGGGGCGATGGCAGCAACACCTCCCTTGACAACCTGATGCTGGAGACAAAGCTCGGAGCCTCGGGGCCGGTGGTCAGGAGCCTTACCCACACCTACGAGGCCTCAGGGGACTTTCTTCTCACCTGGACGGCCCGCAACCCTGTGTCGGAAGCATCAGTCACTAAGGTG GTGAGAGCCATTGACCACCTGACTGTTGGCGCCATCCTTGTTGACTACCTCGTGGAGAGTGATCGCCCGGTGTGGCCCTCCAGCACCTTCAGGAGTGGCGTGCCCCTCAACTTCACagctgtggtggtgttgggagAGGTCACCAGCTTCACCTTTTATGTGGAGGGTCAggagatcaccaccaccagcccgtACATTGACCACACCTTCCATGTG gcaggcgaGGTGATGGTGAACGCAACAGTAGCAGGTGAGGCAGGCGTCTCCCCACCggcctccatcaccatcacccttgaGCACCCTGTCCTGCCCCAGCACCTCGACTTGTTGCTGAATAACCTGCCAGTCTATCCACCAG GTGATGCCAGTGTGACCCTGACAGTGGTTCACCTGGAATACCTGCCCACTGGCCTGACGGGTGTGTTCAGCTGGGGTGACGGTAATGACACAGCTCTTGACCTGACCAGCCAGACTGCCCCCGAGGCCACCAGCCCTGTGGTCATGAGAATGGAGCACAACTACACCAGTGCCGGGGAGTACACAGGACAGGTCTCACTGCTAAACTCTGTATCTCAGGCAAACCTTTCCATTATG ATCCTTGTGCTGGACCACCTCACCCTGGACAGCCTGGAGGTGCAGTACGAGGATGGGAAGCAGGGCGAGGGAGGGGTGTTCAGAGCCGGCTCACCCCTCACCATCACCGGCGATATGGAGACAGGCCTGGCAGACCAATTCACACTTCTGGTGAATGGTGAAGAGCTCTCCAGTAGATCACCAACCTTCACCTATACTTTCCCGAGG GCTGGAGTGTTCCGGGTGACCATGAGTGCATCAGGAGAGGCTGGCCCATCAAGCCCCACAGATGCCTGGGTCACAGTCCTGCAGCCCTTGAGGGAGGAGAGTGCCTTCCTGGAGGTGCCTGAGAAGGTCCTCTCTCCCCCTG GGGAAACCAACATCACCGTCACCCTGAGTGATGCCGAGGAGCTGCCCACCAACGTGTCCGGCTGGGTCACTTGGGGGGATGAAAGCCCCCCCGAGGAGGTGGGCTTCCTGGAGATCACTCCCCCTGGGGCCAAGGGCTCAGTGTCCCACGTCCTGACCCACACCTACCAGGACCCGGCCGACTACCATGCCACTTGGTACATTGAGAACAAAGTGTCGCAGCTCAACGTGACCAAGATG ATCCCTGTGGTGCGGCAGCTGTGGCTCCAGGGTGTGGTGGTTGCCCTGAATAACACAGACCCAACTGAAGTGAGGCATGACGGGTTCTTCTTCGTGGGTGACACCATCAGCCTGGCTCCAGAGCGCGTGTACGGCAACGCCAACCGCTTCATCCTGACCATGAGTGGCATGCAGGATGTGGTGCAGGACTTGCCCTCTTTTGCTGTAACATTCGAAAGG GAGAGTGATTACAACTACAGTGTGAAGGCCGAGGGTCTGGGGGGCATCTCCAACACACTGCAGGGCTGGGTGAGGGTGAGGAACAAGATCAAGCCTCCGGAACTCAATGTCCACCCCGTCTCAAGGGTTGGGGTGCAGACGCCCATCactataacctcctcctccacccttggCACCTGTCTCTCCCTTGATCTTGGGGACGGGCTGCTACTGGGGTGGAGGGCAGGTGGGCAGTGTGAGGGACGTGAGCAGGGCAAGGAGAACTGGAAGGCTGCTCCTTTACCAAACACCCTCACCCTAACACATCAGTACATGGAGCCTGGCACATATGAGCTTGTTGTCCGCCTCTTCTCTGCCATCGGGGAGGTGGAGACAAGGATGAGTGTTACGGTATATGGGGCCATCCCTTGTAACCGCCTCGACCTGTGGGTCCAGAAGAACGGAACGCTTGAGTCTCCCGTGCAGATGACTCGGGCGGACAAGCTTTGGGTGAGGAGCTTTGCGGATGTCAATTGTAGCGTTGCAAAGCTCAGCATGGAAATCA CGTGGAAAGTGGTGAACCTCAACGACAGCACAGAGGAGGACATGCCTGACGTCGACACCTCCAAGAGTGTGCTGTACCTGCCCAGCCGCACACTCCATTACGGCCTCTACCGCACCTCCGTCACCTATAACATCTCCATGATCA ACGCCAAGGGGCTGCTGGTGTGGGTGGTGCTGTACGGGGAGtctgtggtggaggtggggaagagccagctgatggtggtgatagtaagAGGAGGCGCCCCGAGGATCCGCCGCGGCACCCTCAACACACTCATCCTCCACCCGGGCGAGATATCCTTCGACCCAGACTACCCTGAGGTTGCG TTGATCAACTACTCCTGGTCGTGCCACATGGTGGGGGAGGAACTGCCAGCCCCGAGCGTGACCTCTGACCCTCCTGAGAGCAGGGAGGCCTATGGGGGCAAGGCAGACAAGGGGGGCTGCTGGGGGGAGGGGCCCAGCTGGCTCACCAACAAATCACCAAACTTAACCATCCTTGTGGATGTCTTCAGGAGCCCTGACAAGACCTACAGCCTGCAAGTTATT GCCTTCAGCACCGATGGGCGGCAGAACCGAGCagctgtggaggtggaggtggtggagggggatcCGCCCACCCTGATGTCTGGCTGCAACCCTCCCTGGTTCTGCAGACAGATTGAAGGCGCCCAGCTGGTGAACCCCGCCAAGCTGATCCTCCAGAGCACCTGTGAAGTCAAG CCTGGCGAGGAGCGTGTGGGGGAGGACGGCTGCGGAGAGATCCCGCTCCACTACCACTGGCAGGTGTCTGGGGTCCCGCCTGCTGGGGGAGACCCTGAGCCCCTCGACATCTCCGGGGTGGCTGTGG GAGAGAACATGCAAAAGCTCGCCCTCCTTGATGACTTCTGGATCAAATTTGGGACACGGTTCCGAATGTTTGACGTCCAGGTCTCAGCGAGTCGTGCTGGAGAGTCAGGCCAAG GTCTGGCGCTGCAGCGAATCCAAATCAACGAGGCACCAAGAGGAGGCTTCTGTACTGCtaggatcaaggaggaggaggaagaagaggaggaggagcaggaagggttAGAGGAGAGTAGCCAAGACGTCCCCACGCTGGCCGTCACTGCACTCGTTGAGGCTGTCTTCTGCAACTGTACCGGCTGGCAGGACCCTGAAGGCCTGGAGATTGCCAAGTATTCCTTCTTTG TTGTGGATGACATCGGCACCAAAATGATCTTAGCCTTTGGATCACGAAACACTGGCCGGGTAGTGCTGCCCTTCGCCAACCTCACCCTGTGGGCCGGCGTCAGCGACTCAATGGGCGCAGAAACACTCTTCCACATGGCCAACATTGAGCCCCAACTCCCCACCAAGAGCGCCTTTGAGCAGTACATGGCAAG GGACGAGCTTGCCAAGGCCCAGAGTGTGGTGGACCAGACCAAGGTGGACATGCTTCTTCGGGCAGAAAACTCCCTCAAGGGCATCACACTTCCACTCTATGACTACGAGGAAATAG AagccatgaaggaggaggagcaggaggcagcagatgatgaggaagatgaaaaagcagCTGCCAAGAACAAAGACATGTTGGGGAGTGTAGATAAGTTTTCAACCACCTCTATGGACGAAGTTATTCAG GTAAACAACATCTTGGGTTCCATTGCCGACCCTCTCCCGGATGAGATGCAGGGTGCAGCAGTGGATGTCCTTGTGGCCATCTCAGGACGGGCGGACAAGGAGGCGCCCCTGTCCCAGCAGAAGGACTTCGTGGCGGGTGCGCTGGCCACCACTGTGGGGCTCATGAAG GGCGTCAATAAAAAGGCAAAAAGGTCCAATGCAACTGATGTCGATTACCCGGAGAAGGCAATGAAGGCACTGAAGAGGGCAAAGAGGACGGCATCCCTCAACGATACTCTTTAtgacgagatggaggaggaagactactCCTACCAACCCTCACTGGAGGACCAGGAGGCTAATGAACAG GTGTCGAAGATGCTGAATGTGGTGGGGGCTACTCAAGGGGCCCTCATATCCGCAGCCGTGGTGGGGGAGGAGCCCTCACGGATTGATGCTGGGGAGGACGTGAACATGGCTGTCG gtttcTTTGACGCAGCTGAGTTGCAGGGCCGGGCAGTGGAGGTGGGTGGGGCTGTGTATGTGTTCCCCAGTTACTGCGCCGTGCTGGGGGAGCCGGACGACTGCCTCACCAACAAGACCATCACTATTGGGGTGCAG ATGACCAAGTGGAAGGGCGCTGTGCATGGCTACGGGGGAGGCCGGGAGCAGCTCAGCGATGACTCAGCCACGGTGCAGCTCTCCCTGGTGGACGCTGACTCTCGGCCCATCCCCGTCAACAACTCCCTCGAGGACTTCATCATGTACATCCCCAGAGCTGCGGACGCCGTGGCTGAGCCGGATCTCGTAG AGCCCAAGGTGTCTGACATCATGGCCCTGAGTCTCCACAGTATATATGTCCCGGCCCCTCGTGTGGCGGTGACGGTGCTGGTGAGGCCGGAGAACGAGACAGAAGGTGATGACTGGGTGCTGGCCTGGTCACCCTCCTCCCTCAACACCTCTTTTAATGACACTGAGAATCTCATCTATTTGACCAACCTCACCTACCACCCAG ACACTGGTTTCTACGAGCTGTTCCTTGACTCCGACACAATTGGCGACGTGACCGGCACCTACACTGTGGGGCTCGGACGCTACAACCGCACTCTGGCCGTG CCCCAGGAACACCCTTGCTTTGAGGACCCGCCCCCCGACACCTACCTCCTCAGCTACCACTCAAACTTCACCTCCCGCTACTACTACAGCACCTACATCTCATCCTGCCTCTTCTTTGATAACGAGCGCCTGACGTGGAGCAGCGATGGATGCTCG GTCAAAGGCGCCAACACCTCCGTCACAATCTGCGGCTGCAATCACCTCACTTCCTTCGGCTCTGGGTTCTTTGTCGGCCCCAACACTATCGACTTTTCCTACGTCTTTGCCAATGCTGGATTTGTTGACAACCTGACAATTTacctcaccctcatcatcactctGGGCCTGTACTTTGCTGGCCTTATTTATGCCAGAATAATG GACAAGAAAGACGTGGAGAAGGTTGGTGCGACGCCTCTGAGTGACAACAGCCCCAATGACCACTACCTCTACGTCCTCATCGTCCACACCGGCCAGCTGCCCAACTCTGGCACTGAGTCAAAG GTTCAGTTCTTGATAGCCGGGGACTGGGATGAAACAGAAGTAAGAACTCTGACTGATGAGAAGCGTCCACTGCTGAAGAGAGGAGGTGCAGACCACTTTGTGATGGCCACAGAGAA ACCACTCGGACCCCTGCAGTACCTTCGCATCTGGCACGACAACAGCGGCAAGGGGAAGAAAGCCTCATGGTTCTTCTCCTACATGGTGGTGCGAGACATCCAGACGGGTGAAGAGTTCCAGTTCATCAACAACGGGTGGCTGGCGGTTGAGGAAGGTGACGGCCAG GTCGACAGGTTGGTGGCCGTGGCAGGCGAGGAGCAGCTGAAGGACTACTCTCACGTGTTTGGCAAGACGGTGGAGAAGAACTTTGCCGATGACCACCTTTGGTTCAGCATCTTCCTCCGGCCGCCTCGCTCCAGGTTCACGAGGGTTCAGAGGCTCTCGGCTTGCATggctctcctctacctctccatGCTGGCCAACGCTATGTTCTACGAGAAG ATACCCGACGAACCAGGCAGCGGCGGCCTCAGACTCGGCCCCGTCAGCGTGTCTCCTCAAGCCCTCGGCATCGGCTTCATCAGCAACCTCatcgtcttccctccctccttctgcatcgtcttcttcttcaggAAATCCCGCCCGAGGAGACCTAAGGAGTCGAGGCTGAAGGTGGCGTTGAGGGCACAGAGCGAGGAAATGTCAG GTCGTGATGGCAGTGAGGGCAGGAGTCCACCGCCACCAGAGGAAGGGGACACCGAGAAGGCGAAGGGCGGACCCAAAATTACTCCTGCG AGGCGGCC